A genomic segment from Halorubrum depositum encodes:
- a CDS encoding metal ABC transporter permease, with product MSGTETADGEGEANPTADARPERGLRRTAELAALGLTAVVAVGMLGFLLLYWAQDLPVASDLYAGFRAFGRGMDAAFGTNVFRHPIMWQSMAVGVLVGVVAPLVGSFLVHREMALIGETLAHTAFAGVAIGILVDASTGWGSSLLLVALAVAIAGALAVQWLTERTDAYGDVPIAIMLSGSFAVGTLIVSYGRGLTAINIEGYLFGNLAVVTAEGARLMGALSLVVVAGVALTYKQLLFITFDEQAARVAQLNVTGYNTLLVVLTAVVVVGAMQVLGVILVAAMLVVPVAAASQVARSFRETTYLGVIFGQLSVLGGFAVSIGLGLPSGGSIVVTAIAVYLASIALSGFSVKAISAHG from the coding sequence ATGAGCGGGACCGAGACCGCGGACGGCGAGGGGGAGGCGAACCCGACCGCGGACGCGAGGCCCGAACGCGGGCTTCGACGGACCGCCGAGCTCGCCGCGCTCGGCCTCACGGCGGTCGTCGCGGTCGGGATGCTCGGGTTCCTCCTGCTGTACTGGGCGCAGGACCTCCCGGTCGCGAGCGACCTGTACGCCGGGTTCCGCGCGTTCGGGCGCGGTATGGACGCCGCGTTCGGGACGAACGTGTTCCGGCACCCGATCATGTGGCAGTCGATGGCGGTCGGCGTGCTCGTCGGCGTCGTCGCCCCGCTCGTCGGGTCGTTCCTCGTCCACCGGGAGATGGCGCTGATCGGCGAGACGCTGGCGCACACGGCGTTCGCGGGGGTCGCGATCGGGATCCTCGTCGACGCCTCGACCGGGTGGGGGAGCTCGCTGCTGCTCGTCGCGCTCGCCGTCGCGATCGCGGGGGCACTCGCGGTCCAGTGGCTCACCGAGCGCACCGACGCCTACGGGGACGTGCCGATCGCGATCATGCTCAGCGGGAGCTTCGCGGTCGGCACCCTCATCGTCAGCTACGGTCGCGGGCTGACCGCGATCAACATCGAGGGGTACCTGTTCGGGAACCTCGCGGTCGTCACGGCCGAGGGCGCGCGGCTGATGGGCGCGCTCTCTCTCGTCGTCGTCGCCGGCGTGGCGCTGACGTACAAGCAGCTCCTCTTCATCACCTTCGACGAGCAGGCGGCGCGGGTCGCCCAGCTCAACGTCACCGGCTACAACACGCTGCTCGTGGTGTTGACCGCGGTCGTCGTGGTCGGCGCGATGCAGGTGCTCGGCGTCATCCTCGTGGCCGCGATGTTAGTCGTCCCCGTCGCGGCCGCCTCGCAGGTCGCCCGGAGCTTCCGCGAGACGACGTACCTCGGCGTCATCTTCGGCCAGCTGTCGGTGCTCGGCGGCTTCGCCGTCTCGATCGGGCTCGGGCTCCCGTCCGGCGGCTCGATCGTGGTCACCGCGATCGCGGTGTACCTCGCGAGCATCGCCCTCTCCGGCTTCTCGGTGAAGGCCATCTCGGCGCACGGGTAG
- a CDS encoding metal ABC transporter ATP-binding protein: MTAIVDLDGVTFAYGDTAAVRDVSLTVEAGDFLGLVGPNGSGKTTLLHLMLGLHEPDEGTVELFGRPVDEFDDGGRIGYVSQQATSRGGAMPVTVRECVTMGRFAHAGRGRLSEADRAAVADAIETVGIGDLADRLVTELSGGQKQRAYIARALASDADLLALDEPTVGVDAESRDAFYALLDELNDDGITIILIEHDIGVVTDRANRIACINTELYHHGDTESFVESDALSEAYGATGQVVHHHH, from the coding sequence GTGACCGCGATCGTCGACCTCGACGGCGTGACGTTCGCCTACGGCGACACCGCCGCCGTGAGAGACGTCTCTCTGACGGTCGAGGCGGGCGATTTCCTCGGACTCGTCGGCCCCAACGGCTCGGGCAAGACGACCCTGCTCCACCTCATGCTCGGGCTCCACGAGCCCGACGAGGGGACCGTCGAGCTGTTCGGTCGCCCGGTCGACGAGTTCGACGACGGCGGCCGGATCGGCTACGTCTCGCAGCAGGCGACGAGCCGCGGCGGCGCGATGCCCGTCACGGTCCGCGAGTGCGTCACCATGGGCCGGTTCGCGCACGCCGGCCGCGGGCGGCTCTCCGAGGCCGACCGCGCCGCCGTCGCCGACGCCATCGAGACGGTCGGGATCGGCGACCTCGCCGACCGGCTCGTCACCGAGCTGTCCGGCGGGCAGAAGCAGCGCGCGTACATCGCGCGGGCCCTCGCGAGCGACGCGGACCTGCTCGCGCTCGACGAGCCGACCGTGGGGGTCGACGCCGAGTCGCGCGACGCCTTCTACGCCCTCTTGGACGAGCTGAACGACGACGGGATCACCATCATCCTCATCGAGCACGACATCGGCGTCGTCACCGACCGCGCGAACCGCATCGCCTGCATCAACACCGAGCTGTACCACCACGGCGACACCGAGTCGTTCGTCGAGAGCGACGCCCTCTCGGAGGCGTACGGCGCGACCGGACAGGTCGTCCACCACCACCACTGA